tgacctataacgacccaacgagccataaatgtgcataaataggttcgaatgagttttagaaacttaaaactatgcatattagtcgtgtaataagaatcaaatgagtccttaggttctttagttcaaagttgggagcgaaaatgtcattttaggtctatatatgacctataacgacccaacgagccataaatgtgcataattaggttcgaatgagttttagaaacttaaaactatgcatattagtcatgtaataggattaaaatgagtgtttaggttctttagttcaaagttgggagcggaaatgtcattttagctctatatatgacatataacgacccaacgagccataaatgtgcatgaataggttcgaatgagttttagaaacttaaaactatgcatattagtcatgtaataagaataaaatgagtcattaggttctttagttcaaagttgggagcgaaaatgtcattttagctctatatatgacctataacgacccaacgagccataaatgtgcataaataggttggaatgagttttagaaacttaaaactatgcatattagtcatgtaataggattaaaatgagtgtttaggttctttagttcaaagttgggagcgaaaatgtcattttagctctatatatgacctataacgacccaacgagccttaaatgtgcataaataggttggaatgagttttagaaacttaaaactatgcatattagtcatgtaataggattaaaatgagtgtttaggttctttagttcaaagttgggagcgaaaatgtcattttagctctatatatgacctttaacgacccaacgagccttaaatgtgcataaataggttcgaatgagttttagaaacttaaaactatgcatattagtcatgtaataggattaaaatgagtgtttaggttctttagttcaaagttgggagcgaaaatgtcattttagctctatatatgacctttaacgacccaacgagccttaaatgtgcataaataggttcgaatgagttttagaaacttaaaactatgcatattagtcatgtaataagaatcaaatgagtccttagcttctttagttcaaatttgggagcgaaaatgtcattttagctcaatatatgacctataacgacccaacgagccttaaatgtgcataaataggttcgaatgagttttagaaacttaaaactatgcatattagtcgtgtaataagaatcaaatgagtccttaggttctttagttcaaagttgggagcgaaaatgtcattttaggttaatatatgacctataacgacccaacgagccttaaatgtgcataattaggttcgaatgagttttagaaacttaaaactatgcatattagtcgtgtaataagaatcaaatgagtccttaggttctttagttcaaagttgggagcgaaaatgtcattttaggttcgaatgagttttagagggTTTACCTTGGATGGTAAGTCTGTTGTCTTCTTTTGGGCCGCTAACACCGTTGTCTTTTTCTTGGAGCTACCATCCCTCTCTTTAGAAACATTAGACTTGGACTTCTTTTTAGGAGGTGAAATACAATcctttaaaattcaacaaaaacaagAGTAGGTAAGATGTCGAATGTGCTTGCGTGAACATATACATTCTaaacaataaaacatatatacctCGCCGTCTTCGAAAATCACTAAGTGTATGGGCCATTGCACAAAACTACCCAGAGCACCGCCTAAGTTAGTGAAACCATCTCCCGTAGGTACCGGAAGAATATCATCAACATGTCCGTCGTAAACAAAATCAACTTGGACTTTATAGTGACCAGGCTTCATCGATGTAAAATGTTGGGGCAATGCACCATCTGAGGGTTGTACCATACCATCCGCCACGACAATGTTGTTGCCTGAAACTTTCTCCTCAAGGGCAAGACGACATGGAGTCCTTTCCTTCATAAACAAAGGTTTCAATgcaactttgtaagtgatacagATTATTAAgtaaatgtcaactaaaaacataaaaggaTCAAGCAACTATGTTAAAAAAGAGTGACTACGTCGTACCTTTAGCTCGCGTGGTTGCGGCACTAAGATGTGACGAGTGGTTCTTGTAGCACTAACATCAAGGTCAACTCTGGCAGAATCATTTAAGTGGAGGTCATCAGGTATCGGGGTAGAAATGGAGTTTAGTTGTCCTGTTTTTAACAAGGTGCTTAGTTGCTTTTGGAGGGCCTCTGCCACCCTCTTCTCTACCCTTTTCTCTAATTCACCTTCAAACTCCTTTTTCACAGAAGCTCTGATTGATTCGTAATTTTCTGATgaagcttcaccatggtcacTTCTACTATGTCGAATACACGGACCGAAAGCCTTTTTGATACCAACCATGCCACCTGTTCCCTTGACACGCCCACGATGATCTTTTTTCCCTATAGCTTTAGTGAGGGCATCCTCACCCTGTTCGAAAGAAAGATTTCCTTTTTCCTCTTCTGCGATGTACTCTAACTGCCAATTAGGAAAGTAAAATTACTTTATATTCTCTAATCAAAGcaagtaaatattaattaattatcgctACTTACAGCTTTTGTTGCGATTTCAACAACTTCTGAATCGTTcgggtcaatttcccactttcccTCTTTATTTTGTACTTGATGGGCCAAAATCCACTCCTTTGATCTGTATTTTCTAACTCTATTAACATTTGAGGTCACTGATGAGTTCACCGAGGAGCTACTCGAGATAGGTAAAGCTGCATCTGGTGGAAGTCGTCCATCCTTTATCCAATCTAGTCGCTTTCTATTATAACCCTTTTGGCCGGTGCGATGTGGGTTCTTGTTGCATGATGCACTTTTCCTCGCCTTTTCACTACGAAGCTGTCAAAGACAACATAAAAAGATGGAAATAAATGTTTTTTCTGATAACTTTTTGTCCTAGAACCAATGTCAGTTTGCTACATGAAAAACTCTTTAAGGACAAGTTAAAGAAATATTATCATTACCAATGACTCTGGCAGGAAATAATGTTTAACAAAAGTcttccaatcatcctctgtgaTATGGTTGTAGACATCCCAAGGCatcttgtttgtttgattttttggcTTCTTTTCCTTCATAGTTATCCATCGGCGCACCAACttgctcttgaaacaactaaatcgtttcgccacacaagaatgaaaatatttctccctcgaatgattagaatcatcagtaatgtggaacataagctgttaataattaaaaaaagttaaattataaaaatagtatttaaatcaaattaaataatccctaaaatatacaaatcaagttaatatccaATGCTTACCTTAGTCTCCTCCCAAAACCCCTTCTTGATTTGCTCATCTACCTTTGGATATAATGGGACGTTAATATTAATTCTAGTAGCACAACTCCCAACTTGCTTCCCGTATTCATGAGACCATTGTCCATCGGGGACATTATATACATTATACTCAAGGAACATAGGCTTAGCGACTTTAACACCTTTTGACGGACCACGGCCTTTAATGGTCTTTGTAATCGTACTAACATCTTGTGATTCGTCACGCGTTGTGGGAGTCTTGCCACCTTCTGATTCATGCCTAACAACAATTTGGTTTTCATTCATCGTACCTATGTTGTTCCTGCATCAAGTAAAACATACAGAAGAGTGGTTACAAAATGTGCGCGCAGCAGCAAATCAGTGCTCTAGCATACAGAAGGAtatcagatcagtgcagatatcacagatcagatcagcactgatcagtgcagatcagatcagcactgatctgcactgatcagatcagcacagatcagcacagat
This Spinacia oleracea cultivar Varoflay chromosome 6, BTI_SOV_V1, whole genome shotgun sequence DNA region includes the following protein-coding sequences:
- the LOC110803404 gene encoding uncharacterized protein, which produces MNENQIVVRHESEGGKTPTTRDESQDVSTITKTIKGRGPSKGVKVAKPMFLEYNVYNVPDGQWSHEYGKQVGSCATRININVPLYPKVDEQIKKGFWEETKLMFHITDDSNHSREKYFHSCVAKRFSCFKSKLVRRWITMKEKKPKNQTNKMPWDVYNHITEDDWKTFVKHYFLPESLLRSEKARKSASCNKNPHRTGQKGYNRKRLDWIKDGRLPPDAALPISSSSSVNSSVTSNVNRVRKYRSKEWILAHQVQNKEGKWEIDPNDSEVVEIATKALEYIAEEEKGNLSFEQGEDALTKAIGKKDHRGRVKGTGGMVGIKKAFGPCIRHSRSDHGEASSENYESIRASVKKEFEGELEKRVEKRVAEALQKQLSTLLKTGQLNSISTPIPDDLHLNDSARVDLDVSATRTTRHILVPQPRELKERTPCRLALEEKVSGNNIVVADGMVQPSDGALPQHFTSMKPGHYKVQVDFVYDGHVDDILPVPTGDGFTNLGGALGSFVQWPIHLVIFEDGEDCISPPKKKSKSNVSKERDGSSKKKTTVLAAQKKTTDLPSKVNPLKLIRT